One genomic window of Hymenobacter sp. J193 includes the following:
- the trxA gene encoding thioredoxin gives MPKKSFTELINSPGMPVLVDFYADWCGPCKTMAPILQQVAADYQGKLKIIKVDVDRNQAAAQQFRVQSIPTLILFHKGQPVWRQAGVVPAQQLAQVMQPYL, from the coding sequence ATGCCTAAAAAGTCCTTCACCGAACTCATCAACAGCCCCGGCATGCCGGTATTGGTCGATTTTTACGCCGACTGGTGCGGGCCGTGCAAAACCATGGCGCCCATTCTGCAGCAGGTGGCCGCTGACTACCAGGGAAAGCTGAAAATCATCAAAGTGGATGTAGACCGCAACCAGGCCGCAGCTCAGCAGTTCCGGGTGCAAAGCATTCCTACGCTTATTCTGTTTCATAAAGGGCAGCCGGTGTGGCGGCAGGCGGGCGTGGTGCCAGCCCAGCAGCTGGCACAGGTGATGCAGCCTTATTTATAG
- a CDS encoding DUF4249 domain-containing protein, whose translation MGRHLTGTATMPARVPIDTVEWKFNDRPEDQREAYVLVRFQDPATAGDYYRFQIHRDSISDDPEVDYTPDDRLNNGQEFTLGTSYEFDPGDTLITTLYHLDKAYADFMQSVDDARGANGNPFAQPAGIRSTVQGGLGVFTVLSYERRTIIIK comes from the coding sequence CTGGGCCGCCACCTCACGGGCACGGCCACCATGCCCGCCCGCGTGCCCATCGATACGGTGGAGTGGAAATTCAACGACCGGCCCGAAGACCAGCGCGAAGCCTACGTGCTGGTACGGTTTCAGGACCCGGCTACCGCGGGCGACTATTACCGCTTCCAGATTCACCGCGACAGTATTTCCGACGACCCGGAGGTAGACTACACGCCCGATGACCGGCTCAACAACGGGCAGGAGTTCACGCTGGGCACCAGCTATGAGTTCGACCCAGGCGATACGCTCATCACCACGCTCTACCACCTGGACAAGGCCTATGCCGACTTTATGCAGTCGGTGGATGATGCGCGCGGGGCCAACGGCAACCCGTTTGCGCAGCCCGCTGGCATCCGCAGCACGGTGCAGGGTGGCTTGGGCGTATTCACCGTGCTGAGCTATGAGCGGCGCACAATTATCATTAAGTAA
- a CDS encoding DUF4249 domain-containing protein, translated as MLGGCGLQQDIDVELPAYPAQLVVECYLDPGRVPQLTVTETTEYLASPNPSLPQQVQVVLSGPAGWRDTLEFAPAFNPVTKKATPTAAMPGCRRSPATSSRWT; from the coding sequence ATGCTTGGCGGTTGCGGCCTGCAGCAGGATATCGACGTGGAGCTGCCCGCGTACCCGGCCCAACTGGTAGTGGAGTGCTACCTCGACCCCGGCCGCGTGCCCCAGCTCACCGTCACGGAAACTACGGAGTACCTGGCTTCGCCCAACCCCAGCCTACCCCAGCAGGTGCAGGTGGTGCTGAGTGGCCCCGCCGGCTGGCGCGACACCCTGGAGTTTGCCCCGGCTTTCAACCCGGTCACAAAAAAGGCTACACCCACCGCGGCCATGCCCGGCTGCAGGCGCAGCCCGGCGACGTCTTCACGCTGGACGTAA
- a CDS encoding AAA family ATPase — protein sequence MKILRVRFCNLNSLRGEHTVDFSQSPLVDAGLFAITGATGAGKTTILDAITLALYGQVPRHESTGPEQVMSHGTGESWAEVEFEVNGQQYRSKWGQYRARKRPEGKLQDPRMELSERKQAEDGTETWEFLETYKSKVPPRIAELSGLEYRQFLRSVLLAQGDFTRFLKAPAGERAQLLEKITDTRKYSDISRAAFERAKQETQQVEQLRTGLAGVALLSAEEVAFLEGEVQALTQQLQAATATQEQLQEARQWHLRLRELSEKLHGSRQRQQQLAAQAETLTPLRQRLDLHQQAAPFATDYALLRRTDEQLARLQQEAAQLQEQLPQLEERRTAAETARNQAHQAHTQAKAAQEIQEPRLREAEQLDLLMTEARRQLLQGKAEYEEKNEQCKRLKAAAELAGKRAGTLQDQVRETEKWLLLNTVVSELATDLPELSANLQQWAGLKSSLGQLSQRLHEARQRQQQAATEAATQQKAAEAARQLLREHTARFEKACQARDEWLLRLRYHVGSLQQEQEREQQHWDDLRRSLQMQQLILSHSDTRLLLEAGQPCPVCGATEHPYVAGVLGVSEDAFQRDRQREEELSQRVRALGTRFNRLNTYVTMLEQTGPEPAAPTGTIQLVPETTEKSAAEEVKALVQILRELRDQLTSADQRVQQALVQQEAATRQHQTYAEEAGKLARELADAEDQVQPVRATIQSQAQYFSLPFTNENGQALMELARQRITEFDQKGKQLSEAKQELGGVSVEAAKAEADQQELQAWLKIRKQGLVEQHNAIQLQQQRRQELLPDADVARAREQLEAAVRTAEQLLRQAEQQLQQHETARTVATSTLQQRQQETQRQQDARQQQHTALVAGLAAAGLAPDPATLPALLLPEAEAGTLQSQLRRHEQDVALAEQTIRETTELMGKEEFRALTPEPLEVIEHQLASGNQQLAQLNQQLGQRQERLSAHQAGQERHAALAAALEKQQQEARRWRQLAEVIGSADGKKFSEFAQGLTLARLVDLANRHLHRFTDRYRILRNPEQHLDLLIQDEYQAGAVRSMNSLSGGESFLVSLALALGLSELAGRKTQIDTLFIDEGFGTLDPDTLDVALSALEMLQGTGKTIGIISHVEALKERVTTQINVRKGAGGVSTLQVLGFGEEI from the coding sequence ATGAAAATTCTCCGCGTCCGCTTCTGCAACCTCAACTCCCTGCGCGGCGAGCATACCGTTGATTTCAGCCAGAGTCCGCTGGTCGATGCGGGGCTGTTTGCCATTACGGGAGCCACGGGAGCGGGCAAAACCACCATCCTCGACGCCATTACGCTGGCCCTCTACGGCCAGGTGCCCCGCCACGAATCCACCGGCCCCGAGCAGGTGATGAGCCACGGCACGGGCGAGAGCTGGGCCGAAGTGGAGTTTGAAGTCAACGGCCAGCAGTACCGGTCCAAGTGGGGACAGTACCGGGCCCGCAAGCGCCCCGAGGGCAAGCTGCAGGACCCGCGCATGGAGCTGAGTGAGCGAAAGCAAGCTGAAGACGGCACCGAAACCTGGGAGTTTCTGGAAACTTATAAGTCGAAGGTGCCCCCGCGAATAGCCGAGCTGAGCGGGCTGGAGTACCGGCAGTTTCTGCGCTCGGTGCTCCTGGCCCAGGGCGACTTCACTCGCTTTCTGAAAGCGCCGGCCGGCGAGCGGGCCCAGTTGCTGGAGAAGATTACCGACACCCGGAAGTACTCCGACATCTCCCGCGCGGCCTTCGAGCGGGCCAAGCAGGAAACCCAGCAGGTAGAGCAGCTGCGCACCGGGCTGGCCGGCGTGGCCCTGCTGTCGGCGGAGGAAGTAGCGTTTCTGGAAGGCGAAGTTCAGGCCCTGACGCAGCAGCTTCAGGCAGCCACTGCCACCCAGGAGCAGCTGCAGGAGGCGCGTCAGTGGCACCTGCGCCTGCGGGAGCTGAGCGAAAAGCTGCACGGCAGCCGGCAGCGCCAGCAGCAGCTGGCCGCCCAGGCCGAAACCCTCACTCCGCTCCGCCAGCGCCTGGACCTGCACCAGCAGGCTGCCCCCTTCGCCACCGACTACGCCCTGCTGCGCCGCACCGATGAGCAGCTGGCGCGCCTGCAGCAGGAAGCGGCGCAGCTGCAGGAACAGTTGCCGCAGCTGGAAGAGCGCCGCACCGCCGCCGAAACGGCCCGAAACCAGGCTCATCAAGCTCACACACAAGCCAAAGCCGCCCAGGAAATCCAGGAGCCCCGGCTCCGGGAAGCCGAACAGCTGGACTTGCTGATGACCGAGGCCCGGCGGCAGCTGCTACAGGGCAAGGCAGAGTACGAGGAGAAAAACGAGCAGTGCAAGCGCCTGAAAGCAGCAGCTGAGTTGGCCGGCAAACGGGCGGGCACTTTGCAGGACCAGGTCAGGGAAACCGAAAAGTGGCTGCTACTGAATACCGTGGTAAGTGAGCTGGCCACCGACCTGCCCGAGCTTTCGGCCAACCTGCAGCAATGGGCCGGCTTGAAGTCTTCCCTTGGCCAGCTGAGCCAGCGCCTGCACGAAGCCCGGCAGCGCCAGCAGCAGGCCGCCACCGAAGCCGCCACCCAGCAAAAAGCGGCCGAGGCGGCCCGCCAGCTGCTGCGGGAGCATACTGCCCGCTTTGAGAAAGCCTGCCAGGCCCGCGACGAATGGCTTCTGCGCCTGCGCTACCACGTGGGCAGCCTGCAGCAGGAACAGGAGCGCGAGCAGCAGCACTGGGACGACCTGCGGCGCAGCCTGCAAATGCAGCAGCTTATTCTCTCGCACTCCGATACGCGCCTGCTGCTGGAAGCGGGCCAGCCCTGCCCGGTGTGCGGAGCCACGGAGCATCCATACGTGGCCGGCGTGCTGGGCGTGAGCGAAGACGCATTTCAGCGCGACCGGCAGCGGGAAGAAGAACTCAGCCAACGGGTCAGGGCCCTGGGCACGCGCTTCAACCGGCTAAATACCTACGTGACCATGCTGGAGCAAACGGGCCCCGAGCCTGCTGCCCCCACCGGAACCATTCAGCTGGTGCCCGAAACCACTGAGAAAAGCGCCGCCGAGGAAGTAAAGGCCCTGGTGCAGATCCTGCGCGAGCTGCGCGACCAGCTCACCAGCGCCGACCAGCGCGTGCAGCAGGCGCTGGTGCAGCAGGAAGCGGCCACCCGTCAGCACCAGACCTACGCCGAGGAAGCCGGTAAGCTGGCCCGGGAATTGGCCGATGCCGAAGACCAGGTACAACCCGTTCGGGCTACCATTCAAAGCCAGGCTCAGTACTTCAGTTTGCCGTTCACCAACGAAAACGGGCAGGCGCTGATGGAGCTGGCGCGCCAGCGCATCACGGAGTTCGACCAGAAAGGAAAGCAGCTCAGCGAAGCCAAACAGGAACTGGGCGGCGTGAGCGTGGAAGCGGCCAAAGCCGAAGCCGACCAGCAGGAGCTGCAGGCCTGGCTTAAAATCCGCAAGCAAGGTCTCGTGGAGCAGCACAACGCCATCCAGCTTCAGCAGCAGCGGCGCCAGGAGCTGCTGCCCGACGCCGACGTGGCCCGGGCGCGGGAGCAGCTGGAAGCGGCCGTGCGCACCGCCGAGCAGTTGCTACGCCAGGCCGAGCAGCAGCTTCAGCAGCACGAAACTGCCCGCACGGTGGCCACCAGCACGCTGCAGCAGCGCCAGCAGGAAACCCAGCGGCAGCAGGATGCCCGGCAGCAGCAGCACACGGCGCTGGTAGCCGGCCTCGCCGCTGCCGGCCTCGCCCCAGACCCGGCCACGCTACCGGCCCTTCTGCTGCCGGAAGCGGAAGCCGGGACGCTGCAAAGCCAGTTGCGCCGCCACGAGCAGGACGTAGCCCTGGCAGAGCAAACTATCCGGGAAACCACTGAGCTGATGGGCAAGGAAGAATTTCGCGCCCTCACCCCGGAGCCGCTGGAGGTTATTGAACACCAGCTGGCCAGCGGCAACCAGCAGCTGGCACAGCTCAATCAGCAGCTGGGCCAGCGACAGGAGCGGCTAAGTGCCCACCAGGCCGGGCAGGAGCGCCACGCGGCACTGGCAGCGGCGCTGGAAAAGCAGCAGCAGGAAGCCCGCCGCTGGCGGCAGCTGGCCGAAGTCATTGGCTCGGCCGATGGCAAGAAGTTCAGCGAGTTTGCCCAGGGCCTTACTTTGGCCCGCCTCGTGGACCTGGCCAACCGCCACCTGCACCGCTTCACCGACCGGTACCGCATTCTGCGCAACCCCGAGCAGCACCTCGACCTGCTCATTCAGGACGAATACCAGGCCGGTGCCGTGCGCTCCATGAATTCCCTGTCGGGTGGGGAGAGCTTCCTGGTGAGCCTGGCCCTGGCCTTGGGCCTTTCGGAGCTGGCAGGCCGCAAAACCCAGATTGACACGCTTTTCATTGACGAAGGCTTCGGCACGCTCGACCCCGACACGCTGGATGTGGCCCTCTCGGCGCTGGAGATGCTGCAGGGCACGGGCAAAACTATCGGTATCATCTCCCATGTGGAGGCCCTGAAGGAGCGCGTCACCACCCAAATCAACGTGCGGAAAGGCGCGGGCGGCGTCAGCACCCTGCAGGTGCTGGGGTTTGGGGAGGAAATATAG
- a CDS encoding TonB-dependent receptor has protein sequence MGIICLAAGPAAAQQGTITLSGRVQGEAGILPGATVAVPALSTGATADEKGTYTLSLPAGRYQVVVSFIGYQTITRDVNLRASQRLDFRLTPGGTELGEVVVEASGTLEQKQKSTQMSVERLTAAEAKLLPALFGEVDILKTLQLKPGVQNGGEGTSGLFVRGGSADQNLVLVDDAVVYNPNHLFGLFSVFNSDAVQSVDLYKGGFPAQFGGRLSSVVDVKLREGNNQKLGITGGLGLISSRLTVEGPLKKGKGAFLVSGRRTYFDVFTRQINKLNEGDPDFNPIPDYYFYDFNAKANYTLSEKDRVYLSGYYGQDKFGFNSPGGFNFNFNWGNAVASARWNHVFSPRLYANTSASFTHYKYEIANKLDQFSFNLSSTIRDYTLKTDFEYTPNERHTVRFGAMGTQHRFGVGRLKAGSADGRLNFGDDVGYDGQEGGLYATDNFRASDRWQLEGGLRLTGFRSGSDAYAGLEPRAAARYTLSPKLTLKANYALMYQYLHLVTNSGASLPTDIWYPSRLSVKPQRSQQASAGASFLFAGGQWLLSNEVYYKWAKNQVDFRDGAQLFVNPDLDAEFLFGKGFAYGDEIYLEKKTGRTTGWIGYTLSWTKRRFPAQRGTAGINNGELFYPTYDRRHNLTVVGLHKLSQRVSLTGSFTYSSGNPTTLPLARFLFQDVYGAEDSAVPVYPNRNGYRLAPYHRLDLGLVWKMKPTRWFTESDLTFSVYNAYSRRNPYFVFFDQVKNEDESQVIGYRARQVSLFPVIPSATYNFKF, from the coding sequence TTGGGAATAATCTGCTTGGCGGCCGGCCCGGCAGCGGCGCAGCAAGGCACCATCACGCTCAGCGGCCGGGTGCAGGGCGAGGCAGGCATTCTGCCGGGAGCTACGGTAGCCGTGCCCGCCCTGAGCACGGGTGCCACGGCCGATGAGAAAGGCACCTACACGCTTTCTTTGCCCGCCGGGCGCTACCAGGTGGTTGTGTCCTTTATCGGGTATCAGACCATTACGCGCGACGTGAACCTACGTGCCAGCCAGCGGCTGGATTTCCGCCTGACGCCCGGCGGCACCGAGCTGGGCGAAGTGGTGGTGGAAGCCAGCGGCACCCTGGAACAAAAGCAGAAAAGCACCCAGATGAGCGTGGAGCGCCTCACCGCCGCCGAAGCCAAGCTGCTGCCCGCCCTGTTTGGGGAAGTGGATATTCTGAAAACCCTGCAGCTGAAGCCCGGGGTGCAGAACGGCGGTGAAGGCACCAGTGGCCTGTTTGTGCGCGGTGGCTCGGCCGACCAGAACCTGGTGCTCGTGGACGACGCGGTGGTATACAATCCCAATCACCTGTTCGGGCTGTTTTCGGTGTTCAACTCTGATGCGGTGCAGAGCGTGGATCTGTACAAAGGGGGCTTCCCGGCGCAGTTTGGGGGGCGGCTTTCGTCGGTGGTGGATGTGAAGCTGCGCGAGGGCAACAACCAGAAACTGGGTATAACGGGCGGGCTGGGGCTGATTTCCTCCCGTCTGACGGTGGAAGGGCCGCTAAAGAAGGGCAAGGGTGCGTTCCTGGTGTCGGGGCGGCGCACGTACTTTGACGTCTTCACCCGCCAGATCAACAAGCTTAATGAGGGTGACCCGGACTTCAACCCTATTCCCGACTACTACTTCTACGACTTCAACGCCAAGGCCAACTACACGCTAAGCGAAAAGGACCGGGTGTACCTGAGCGGCTACTACGGCCAGGACAAGTTCGGCTTTAACTCCCCGGGCGGCTTCAACTTCAATTTCAACTGGGGCAACGCCGTGGCCTCGGCTCGCTGGAACCACGTGTTCAGCCCACGCCTGTACGCCAACACCTCGGCCTCGTTTACGCACTACAAGTACGAAATTGCCAACAAGCTCGACCAGTTCAGCTTCAACCTGTCGTCCACCATCCGCGACTACACGCTTAAAACCGACTTCGAGTACACGCCCAACGAGCGGCACACCGTGCGCTTTGGGGCCATGGGCACCCAGCACCGCTTTGGGGTGGGCCGCCTGAAGGCCGGCTCCGCCGACGGGCGCCTGAACTTCGGCGACGACGTGGGCTACGACGGGCAGGAAGGCGGCCTCTACGCCACCGACAACTTCCGCGCTTCCGACCGGTGGCAGCTGGAGGGTGGCCTGCGCCTGACGGGCTTCCGCAGCGGCTCCGATGCCTACGCCGGCCTGGAGCCCCGCGCAGCGGCCCGCTACACCCTTTCGCCCAAGCTCACGCTCAAGGCCAACTACGCCCTCATGTACCAGTACCTGCATCTGGTCACAAACTCCGGCGCCTCCCTGCCCACGGATATCTGGTATCCTTCGCGCCTTTCCGTGAAGCCCCAGCGCAGCCAGCAGGCTTCGGCCGGGGCCAGCTTCCTGTTTGCGGGCGGCCAGTGGCTGCTTTCCAATGAAGTGTATTATAAGTGGGCGAAAAACCAGGTGGACTTCCGCGACGGGGCCCAGCTGTTCGTGAACCCCGACTTGGACGCCGAATTCCTATTCGGGAAGGGCTTTGCCTACGGCGACGAAATCTACCTGGAAAAGAAAACCGGGCGCACTACCGGCTGGATAGGCTACACGCTTTCCTGGACCAAGCGGCGCTTTCCGGCCCAGCGCGGCACCGCCGGCATCAACAACGGGGAGTTGTTCTACCCCACCTACGACCGGCGCCACAACCTCACGGTTGTGGGCCTGCATAAGCTCAGCCAGCGCGTGAGCCTTACGGGTTCCTTCACCTACAGCTCAGGCAACCCTACTACCCTGCCGCTGGCCCGGTTCCTGTTCCAGGATGTGTACGGGGCCGAAGACTCGGCCGTGCCGGTGTACCCGAACCGCAACGGCTACCGGCTGGCGCCCTACCACCGCCTGGATCTGGGTTTGGTCTGGAAGATGAAGCCCACGCGCTGGTTTACGGAGTCGGACTTGACGTTCAGCGTTTATAATGCCTACAGCCGCCGCAACCCCTACTTCGTGTTCTTCGATCAGGTGAAAAACGAGGATGAAAGCCAGGTAATCGGCTACCGCGCCCGACAGGTTTCCCTGTTCCCTGTCATTCCCTCGGCTACGTACAATTTCAAATTCTGA
- a CDS encoding lipocalin family protein gives MSRTFSLALVFLFVFGLVSSCENMSCGCDPAPSYSANALLYTWQLDEIAIGGQSAAKGNDIKDRYKLQFKNDGAYTQTQLLDNSTTAGTWKLTGQGNRLLEITDHKGTTNTYNLGNVDNSTLVYSFINKEQLLEQRIFSRQ, from the coding sequence ATGAGCCGTACGTTTTCCCTTGCGCTGGTATTTCTCTTCGTCTTCGGGCTGGTGAGCAGCTGCGAGAACATGTCCTGTGGGTGCGACCCGGCCCCGTCCTACTCGGCTAATGCCCTGCTGTATACCTGGCAGCTGGATGAAATAGCCATAGGCGGTCAATCAGCCGCTAAAGGCAACGACATCAAGGACCGCTACAAGCTGCAGTTCAAAAATGACGGCGCCTACACCCAGACCCAATTGCTCGACAACTCCACCACCGCTGGCACCTGGAAGCTGACGGGTCAGGGAAACAGGCTGCTCGAAATTACCGACCACAAAGGCACCACCAACACCTATAACCTGGGCAACGTCGACAACAGCACGCTGGTGTACAGCTTCATCAACAAAGAACAGCTGCTGGAGCAGCGGATTTTCTCCCGGCAATAG
- a CDS encoding DUF6687 family protein, producing MEFLAFPAARRHAASTVVVDSILPRAALTLAHWRAAPTPAAYQDDTSAGSVLRALRQPAAGWAQASYVTANHFDVDGFLGVWAWLNPALALRYDELLRLAATLGDFREIDWQSPLADQALQLVCWLNAEEKARFYEPFGAPAWRRREDEASAEKFDWFLPRFGPILENPGLGRAAWEAEYRRVKQAATRVQSPVATVGRYPEIGLTVVRTPEPLPYYALFSPSIGTDIVLSLYDGQRYELEYKYTTWIDLESRPTLPRLPLDGLGAQLNARENSPHRWSFDGITDTGPLLRLNGRQLTKAQRYADPDQRPIYASSISPEEMEAEVVAFFRAGYAGIKPKRHWTWAEVREIGGLAG from the coding sequence ATGGAGTTTCTCGCGTTTCCTGCCGCCCGCCGCCACGCTGCCAGTACCGTGGTAGTAGATAGTATCCTGCCCCGGGCTGCCCTCACGCTGGCGCACTGGCGCGCGGCGCCTACTCCGGCCGCGTATCAGGATGATACCAGCGCCGGCTCGGTGCTGCGTGCCCTACGCCAGCCGGCCGCCGGTTGGGCGCAGGCCAGCTACGTTACGGCCAACCACTTCGACGTCGACGGGTTCTTGGGCGTGTGGGCGTGGCTGAATCCGGCGCTGGCGCTGCGCTACGACGAACTGCTGCGCCTGGCAGCTACTCTGGGCGACTTCCGCGAAATCGATTGGCAGAGCCCGCTCGCCGACCAGGCTCTGCAGCTGGTGTGCTGGCTGAATGCCGAGGAAAAAGCCCGCTTCTACGAGCCATTCGGGGCCCCGGCCTGGCGGCGCCGCGAAGACGAGGCTTCAGCAGAGAAATTCGACTGGTTTCTGCCGCGCTTCGGCCCCATCCTGGAAAATCCTGGCCTTGGCCGCGCCGCGTGGGAGGCCGAGTACCGGCGCGTAAAGCAGGCGGCAACTCGTGTGCAAAGCCCCGTTGCCACCGTGGGGCGCTACCCCGAAATTGGCTTGACGGTGGTGCGCACGCCGGAGCCGCTGCCGTATTATGCCCTGTTCAGCCCCAGCATTGGCACTGACATAGTGCTGAGCCTGTACGACGGGCAGCGCTACGAGCTGGAATACAAGTACACCACTTGGATTGACCTCGAAAGCCGCCCCACGCTGCCCCGCCTGCCGCTCGACGGCCTTGGTGCCCAACTCAACGCCCGGGAAAACAGTCCGCACCGCTGGTCCTTCGACGGCATCACCGATACCGGTCCGCTGCTGCGCCTCAATGGCCGGCAGCTCACGAAAGCCCAGCGCTACGCCGACCCCGACCAGCGGCCCATCTATGCCTCTTCGATTTCACCGGAAGAAATGGAAGCGGAAGTGGTGGCCTTTTTCCGGGCGGGCTACGCGGGCATCAAGCCGAAGCGGCACTGGACCTGGGCTGAAGTTCGGGAAATTGGAGGCCTGGCAGGATAA
- a CDS encoding IS1182 family transposase, producing MQGKKPFLDKEVTHFRLSERVPRHNLYRRLAELVDWSFLYDETRTLYSHTGQPSLDPVVFFKLVLVGRLENLVSDRRLVEHCALRLDILLFLGYEVDEELPWHSTVSRTRQLFPAAVFERLFDHVFAQCVARGLVAGDTQAVDSAPVKANASLETVLEKRTTGVKSPFLATDEAATAPAASVVTAPAHQLRNLAAHQARLATHSSVPGAQHEKARLLSNKTHYSPTDPDARISIKPGKARALNYLCSLAVDTAKGVISHVQADFADSRDSLHLPRLLTGLQQRLRSQQLRMQELLADAGYANGTNYALLEAQQVTAWIPVFGRYKAAIEGFTYRASTDDYTCAAGKVLSFRKYDTSADGTGLKIYWATCSDCQQCPLKPTCVPGAKRKQLTRTLYDEPYRRAWQRQQSRRGQHMRRVRQGTVEPVFGNLLHHYGLRRMNVRGQAGAHKTMLLTAVAYNLKKLLKYRPNRQVSLTMALPQPLLAAARR from the coding sequence ATGCAAGGCAAGAAGCCGTTTCTCGACAAAGAGGTGACCCACTTTCGGCTCAGTGAGCGGGTGCCGCGCCATAATCTGTACCGCCGGCTGGCCGAGCTCGTCGACTGGTCGTTTCTCTACGACGAGACCCGGACGCTGTACAGCCACACAGGCCAGCCCTCTTTGGACCCGGTCGTGTTCTTCAAGCTCGTGCTGGTGGGCCGGCTGGAAAACCTGGTCAGCGACCGCCGCCTGGTCGAACACTGCGCCCTGCGGCTCGACATCTTGTTGTTTCTGGGCTACGAGGTGGACGAGGAATTGCCCTGGCATTCCACGGTGAGCCGCACGCGGCAGCTCTTTCCGGCCGCGGTCTTCGAGCGCCTGTTCGACCACGTCTTTGCCCAGTGCGTGGCCCGGGGCCTGGTCGCCGGCGACACGCAGGCCGTCGACTCGGCGCCCGTCAAGGCCAATGCTTCCTTGGAAACGGTGCTGGAAAAGAGGACAACGGGTGTCAAAAGTCCCTTTCTGGCCACGGACGAGGCGGCTACCGCGCCGGCTGCGTCCGTGGTGACGGCTCCGGCCCACCAGCTGCGCAACCTGGCCGCTCACCAGGCCCGGCTCGCCACCCACTCCAGCGTACCCGGCGCGCAGCACGAAAAAGCCCGCTTGCTCAGCAACAAGACCCACTACAGCCCCACCGACCCCGACGCGCGCATCTCCATCAAGCCCGGCAAAGCCCGGGCCCTGAACTACCTCTGCAGCCTGGCCGTGGACACGGCTAAGGGCGTGATCAGCCACGTGCAGGCCGATTTCGCCGATAGTCGCGACAGCCTGCACCTACCCCGCTTACTCACCGGCCTGCAGCAACGGTTACGGTCCCAGCAGCTGCGCATGCAGGAGCTGCTGGCCGATGCGGGCTACGCCAACGGCACCAACTACGCCCTGCTCGAAGCCCAGCAGGTGACGGCCTGGATCCCGGTTTTTGGCCGCTATAAGGCCGCTATCGAGGGCTTTACCTACCGGGCCTCAACCGATGACTACACCTGTGCCGCCGGCAAGGTCCTCTCGTTTCGTAAGTACGACACCTCGGCTGACGGCACCGGGCTGAAGATCTACTGGGCCACCTGCTCGGACTGCCAGCAGTGCCCGCTCAAGCCCACCTGCGTGCCCGGGGCCAAGCGCAAGCAGCTCACCCGCACGCTCTACGACGAGCCGTACCGCCGGGCCTGGCAGCGCCAGCAAAGCCGCCGGGGCCAACACATGCGCCGGGTGCGCCAGGGCACGGTGGAGCCCGTCTTCGGGAATCTGCTCCATCACTACGGCCTACGCCGGATGAACGTGCGCGGCCAGGCCGGAGCCCACAAGACGATGCTGCTCACGGCCGTAGCCTACAACCTGAAAAAGCTGCTTAAGTACCGGCCCAACCGGCAAGTGAGCCTGACCATGGCCCTGCCACAGCCATTACTGGCCGCTGCCAGGCGCTAG
- a CDS encoding iron-sulfur cluster co-chaperone HscB C-terminal domain-containing protein, with the protein MNYFTFYQLPETFLPDTAALKRQYYAFSREYHPDFHATSSPGQQQEILHLATLNTNAYRTLSDPDLRMAYILNSHGLLDEGKQELPADFLMEVMELNEQLMELEFEPDTETRQRVEAEVNALAETLDAGIQPVLTGYEMLPADARPQALQQIRTYYLKKRYLLRIRESLAKFAARS; encoded by the coding sequence ATGAATTACTTCACTTTCTATCAGCTCCCTGAAACGTTCTTGCCGGACACCGCGGCGCTTAAGCGGCAATACTACGCCTTCAGCCGGGAGTATCACCCCGATTTCCACGCTACGTCCAGCCCCGGGCAGCAGCAGGAAATTCTGCACCTGGCCACGCTGAACACCAACGCCTACCGCACCCTCTCCGACCCCGACCTGCGGATGGCCTATATCCTGAACAGCCACGGCCTGCTGGACGAAGGCAAACAGGAGCTGCCCGCCGACTTTCTGATGGAAGTGATGGAGCTGAATGAGCAGTTGATGGAGTTGGAGTTTGAGCCGGATACTGAAACGCGGCAGCGCGTCGAAGCTGAAGTAAACGCGCTTGCCGAAACTCTGGACGCCGGGATTCAGCCGGTACTGACTGGTTATGAAATGCTTCCGGCAGATGCGAGGCCACAGGCGCTCCAACAAATCCGCACCTATTACCTTAAAAAGCGGTATCTGTTGCGCATTCGCGAAAGTCTGGCTAAGTTTGCAGCCCGATCCTGA